One window of Pseudacidobacterium ailaaui genomic DNA carries:
- a CDS encoding molybdopterin oxidoreductase family protein, producing the protein MSTIARLRQMLGLDTLRGKYAYGYDAEAGMISASRIAEHWIKTTCGYCSVGCGMLVGIRKGKAVAVRGNPEHPVNSGKLCPKGLSEHHILTAPGRARYPLLRKKGAMARISWDEALSTMVRRVRSVQEKYGPGAFAVISTGQLVTEEFYTLGKLVQLGFRTPNYDGNTTLCMASAVSGYKLSFGSDGPPGAYADLEHADVIFLIGANIADNHPLLCQRLDRNHQRTLIVVDPRVTKTAMMADIHLPIKPRSDIALLNGIAHVLIREGMVDENYIAQHTSGYEAFSAHVQEYTPERVASITGLDQETILRVARLYGRAKAAWIGWTMGVNHSTQGAVTVAAINNLALMTGNIGRIGAAPFSITGQCNAMGTRESGFTSGLPGYRKFENPADREELARIWNIPVDRIPAARGLAYPDLIEAAVAGKIKALWIIATNPAVSFPNYGLFEDAMRRLDFLVVQDGFYPTPTAEFAHLVLPAAIWGEKEGTFTNSERRVSKVNRLVSPPGEARPDFDIFLDLAERLGVRDELYPGWQGPEDAFREWQRVSEGRLCDYSKFTWKEIEERGGIQWGGPRLYQDGVFQYPDGKARFHAVPWEPFVEQPDEEYPFILNTGRTVEHWHTRTKTAQVALLQNMVPNAWLEMNPADASRLRLKPYDRVTIISRRSSVKNVELRITGIVAPGQVFMPFHFAESNSNLVTLGAYDPISREPNFKQCAVRVERSAPNEGRR; encoded by the coding sequence ATGAGCACCATTGCGCGCCTCCGCCAGATGTTGGGACTGGATACTTTGCGGGGGAAATATGCCTATGGCTACGATGCAGAAGCCGGTATGATCTCGGCCTCTCGAATTGCTGAACACTGGATAAAGACCACCTGCGGATACTGCTCGGTCGGATGTGGGATGCTGGTTGGCATTCGCAAGGGCAAAGCCGTTGCAGTGCGAGGAAATCCGGAACACCCCGTAAATTCCGGAAAGCTATGTCCCAAAGGACTGAGTGAGCATCATATCCTCACCGCCCCAGGCCGCGCGCGCTATCCGCTGTTGCGCAAAAAAGGCGCCATGGCCCGCATCAGCTGGGATGAGGCGCTGAGTACCATGGTTCGGCGTGTGCGCTCTGTCCAGGAGAAGTATGGACCGGGGGCCTTTGCCGTCATCAGCACCGGTCAGCTTGTTACCGAGGAGTTTTATACCCTGGGTAAGCTCGTGCAGCTTGGCTTCCGGACCCCGAACTATGATGGCAACACTACGCTTTGCATGGCCAGCGCAGTCAGCGGATACAAGCTTTCCTTCGGTAGCGATGGGCCGCCCGGAGCTTATGCGGATTTGGAGCACGCCGATGTTATTTTTCTCATTGGCGCCAACATTGCCGACAATCATCCGCTGCTTTGCCAGCGCCTGGACCGCAACCATCAGCGCACCCTCATTGTCGTGGACCCGCGCGTAACCAAGACTGCGATGATGGCCGACATCCATCTGCCCATCAAGCCCCGGAGTGACATCGCTTTGCTCAATGGCATCGCGCATGTCCTCATCCGTGAAGGTATGGTGGATGAAAACTACATCGCGCAGCACACTTCAGGATATGAGGCCTTCTCGGCACATGTGCAGGAATACACCCCAGAGCGCGTGGCTTCAATCACTGGCTTGGACCAGGAAACCATCCTTCGCGTGGCGCGCCTTTATGGACGCGCAAAAGCAGCATGGATCGGATGGACGATGGGGGTCAACCACTCGACGCAGGGCGCGGTCACGGTTGCCGCCATCAATAATCTTGCTTTAATGACGGGGAACATCGGCCGCATTGGGGCCGCTCCCTTTTCTATTACAGGACAGTGCAATGCGATGGGCACTCGGGAAAGCGGCTTTACTTCAGGATTGCCTGGATATCGCAAATTTGAAAATCCTGCAGACCGCGAAGAGCTTGCGCGCATCTGGAACATCCCTGTGGACCGCATTCCTGCAGCGAGGGGTCTTGCTTATCCTGATTTGATCGAGGCCGCGGTTGCAGGAAAAATCAAGGCCTTGTGGATCATCGCAACCAACCCTGCCGTCTCCTTTCCGAATTACGGACTGTTTGAAGATGCAATGCGCCGTCTTGATTTTCTTGTAGTGCAGGATGGTTTTTATCCTACGCCCACCGCTGAATTTGCTCATCTGGTATTGCCTGCTGCGATCTGGGGCGAGAAGGAAGGGACCTTCACAAACTCTGAGCGGAGAGTCAGCAAAGTAAATCGCCTTGTTTCGCCCCCGGGCGAAGCGCGGCCGGACTTTGACATCTTTCTTGATCTTGCTGAACGTCTGGGCGTGCGTGATGAACTCTATCCTGGTTGGCAAGGCCCGGAAGACGCGTTCCGGGAATGGCAGCGCGTCTCAGAGGGTCGACTTTGTGATTACAGCAAATTCACCTGGAAAGAGATCGAAGAGCGCGGCGGAATCCAGTGGGGTGGTCCGCGTCTCTATCAGGACGGAGTCTTCCAGTATCCGGACGGTAAAGCGCGCTTCCATGCCGTTCCCTGGGAGCCATTTGTTGAACAGCCTGACGAAGAATATCCGTTCATTCTCAATACCGGACGCACGGTGGAACACTGGCACACTCGCACAAAAACGGCCCAGGTTGCCCTGCTGCAGAACATGGTCCCCAATGCATGGCTGGAGATGAATCCCGCCGACGCATCGCGCCTGCGCCTGAAGCCATACGATCGTGTCACCATCATTTCACGCCGTAGCAGCGTAAAGAATGTCGAACTGCGAATCACCGGTATTGTTGCACCGGGGCAGGTATTCATGCCCTTTCACTTTGCAGAATCCAACTCGAATCTGGTCACGCTCGGAGCCTACGATCCCATTTCACGGGAACCAAACTTTAAACAATGCGCCGTGCGCGTGGAGCGGTCTGCACCAAACGAAGGCCGCCGATGA
- a CDS encoding response regulator yields the protein MQTPTETPVRVLLLDDQEENLLLRSTILRKYGYMTQTASTIEEAESLLDTIDIAVLDYHLGAGKFGTSVAAVLRERHPEVPIIILSATLERRFGGPEDMHLLKGHSSIDDLVAALRTFEAKMRGKPVVVDAREFFYSRINMAMGDDVVLEVLDANGIWQYVNETCARLLEHPREWFPGRNMFEEMPDLASDWREILRTVAEARETYIDRTYRGLLNLPRKGEEWVWNVVAFPLTLHSGKTGVVLTARILERKTTL from the coding sequence GTGCAGACGCCGACTGAAACTCCCGTCCGCGTGCTGCTGCTGGACGATCAGGAGGAAAACCTCCTGCTGCGCTCCACAATTCTGCGCAAGTACGGATATATGACCCAGACTGCTTCCACAATTGAAGAAGCGGAATCCTTGCTGGACACGATTGATATTGCAGTGCTGGACTATCATCTGGGGGCGGGAAAATTCGGCACATCCGTAGCAGCAGTCCTGCGAGAACGCCATCCGGAGGTCCCGATTATTATCCTTTCAGCAACACTGGAAAGGCGCTTTGGTGGTCCGGAGGACATGCACCTGCTGAAAGGACACAGCTCTATCGATGACCTAGTAGCCGCGCTCCGCACTTTCGAAGCAAAAATGCGCGGGAAACCGGTTGTGGTGGATGCGCGAGAGTTTTTCTATTCCCGCATCAACATGGCCATGGGCGATGATGTGGTCTTGGAGGTCCTGGACGCAAACGGCATCTGGCAGTATGTGAATGAAACCTGCGCACGCCTGCTGGAGCATCCGCGTGAATGGTTTCCAGGACGCAACATGTTTGAAGAAATGCCCGATCTGGCCTCCGACTGGCGAGAGATCCTCCGCACGGTAGCAGAGGCACGCGAAACCTATATTGACCGTACGTATCGCGGGCTGCTGAACCTTCCGCGCAAGGGTGAGGAATGGGTCTGGAATGTAGTCGCGTTTCCCCTGACTCTGCATTCGGGCAAAACCGGAGTTGTGCTAACTGCGCGGATCCTGGAGCGGAAGACTACGTTATAA
- a CDS encoding MFS transporter, with product MAGLKAFRESGHIPTLFAAFLYFDFSFAVWVLNGAMGPFISEQFHLTQGQVGLMVSIPTFAGALMRFPLGVLSQYIGRKSAAIVEMSAIVLALLYGFLFVKTYHDVLAMGVLLGIAGASFGVALSLGSGWFPKKYKGLAMGIAGAGNSGTAVAALFAPRLAQHFGWQHVYGFAALFMMLPLLVMIFFAKEPPDIEHQSLKEHLSCLWEKDGWAFNLIYIITFGGFLGLATFLPSFYFKQFHVSKVEAGSLTVLATLTGSMTRVVGGWLADRLGGITTLTYVFVIAIAGLLGLTASPSLTVTTLLFMLCFAALGAGNGATFQLVPLRWPVTTAVAGGMIGEIGALGGSILPNLLGQSRQHFGSYAPGFLLYIGIAFLVFAMMRIVARQWTRSWVGAGGRALHPVEAQSAAITSLV from the coding sequence ATGGCAGGACTGAAAGCATTTCGTGAATCAGGTCATATTCCTACATTGTTTGCTGCATTTCTATATTTCGATTTCAGCTTTGCCGTATGGGTGCTGAATGGAGCGATGGGACCATTCATCTCCGAGCAGTTTCACCTCACGCAGGGCCAGGTTGGACTGATGGTTTCCATTCCCACTTTTGCAGGCGCGCTGATGCGCTTTCCTCTTGGTGTGCTTTCGCAGTACATCGGGCGAAAAAGTGCTGCAATCGTAGAGATGTCAGCCATCGTGTTGGCGCTTCTCTATGGTTTTCTTTTTGTAAAAACATACCACGATGTTCTCGCCATGGGTGTGCTTCTTGGCATTGCCGGAGCAAGTTTTGGCGTAGCGCTTTCTCTGGGTTCGGGCTGGTTTCCTAAAAAGTACAAAGGTCTTGCGATGGGCATCGCGGGGGCGGGGAACAGTGGTACTGCGGTTGCCGCATTATTTGCGCCACGCCTCGCGCAGCATTTTGGATGGCAGCATGTTTATGGGTTCGCCGCGCTCTTTATGATGCTCCCGCTTCTGGTCATGATCTTTTTTGCAAAAGAGCCTCCAGACATTGAGCACCAGAGCCTGAAAGAGCACTTAAGCTGCCTCTGGGAAAAAGACGGCTGGGCCTTCAATCTTATTTACATCATCACCTTTGGTGGGTTCCTAGGCCTTGCCACATTCCTGCCTTCGTTTTACTTCAAGCAGTTTCACGTCTCCAAGGTAGAGGCTGGATCGCTTACCGTGCTTGCCACACTTACCGGAAGCATGACGCGCGTCGTCGGCGGATGGCTTGCAGACCGCCTGGGCGGAATCACCACTTTGACCTATGTTTTTGTAATCGCAATTGCCGGACTGCTGGGACTGACAGCGTCCCCTTCACTCACGGTTACCACTCTGCTCTTCATGCTTTGCTTTGCGGCGCTTGGAGCAGGAAATGGAGCAACCTTTCAGCTTGTTCCCCTCCGCTGGCCTGTGACGACTGCTGTAGCCGGCGGCATGATTGGCGAAATCGGTGCACTGGGCGGCTCCATCCTCCCCAACCTGCTGGGACAGTCCAGGCAACATTTTGGCTCCTATGCGCCAGGGTTTCTTCTCTATATCGGAATCGCGTTTCTCGTGTTCGCCATGATGCGAATCGTCGCCCGCCAGTGGACCCGCTCCTGGGTAGGTGCGGGCGGCCGCGCCTTGCATCCGGTGGAAGCTCAGTCTGCTGCAATAACCTCGTTGGTGTAA